The Armatimonadota bacterium genome contains a region encoding:
- a CDS encoding glycosyltransferase family 2 protein: protein MARRQSLERYHRKTLDQFHLSVVVPAYNEEARLERTLACLAEYYGNQSYTYDVLVVSDGSQDKTKAIVEDFAQTHPEFSVFEYQPNKGKGCAVRVGMLKAQGNYVLFCDADLATPQEETEKLLPRMLQGADVAIGSRPLKESNLEVRQPMYREIAGRTFNAAVQLFGIRGIADTQCGFKMFTSAACMDIFSRCKLNRFGFDFECLMIARDLGYKIDEVPIRWRHQEGSKVRLLQDGSQMLIDLIRLRLQGKSRRTAKNPNPF, encoded by the coding sequence ATTGCCCGGCGACAATCGCTAGAGCGGTATCATCGGAAGACCTTGGATCAATTCCACCTGAGCGTGGTCGTACCTGCTTACAACGAGGAGGCTCGACTCGAGAGAACTTTGGCGTGTCTAGCCGAATATTACGGCAATCAGTCGTACACCTACGACGTGCTCGTGGTTAGCGATGGAAGTCAAGACAAGACCAAGGCAATCGTCGAGGATTTTGCTCAAACTCATCCGGAATTTAGCGTATTCGAATACCAACCCAACAAAGGAAAAGGGTGCGCGGTCCGAGTTGGAATGCTCAAGGCGCAAGGAAACTACGTTCTTTTCTGCGATGCTGATTTAGCCACCCCACAAGAAGAAACTGAGAAGCTCCTCCCGCGAATGCTTCAAGGCGCAGACGTGGCGATTGGGTCAAGACCGCTCAAAGAGAGCAATCTCGAAGTCCGTCAGCCGATGTATCGCGAGATCGCTGGGCGCACATTCAACGCGGCAGTCCAGCTCTTCGGGATTCGAGGCATCGCAGACACGCAATGTGGATTCAAAATGTTCACGAGTGCGGCGTGCATGGATATTTTTTCGCGGTGCAAGCTCAATCGGTTTGGGTTCGACTTCGAATGTCTGATGATTGCGCGTGATCTTGGCTACAAAATCGACGAAGTGCCGATCCGATGGCGACATCAAGAGGGATCGAAGGTGAGATTGCTCCAAGATGGATCGCAAATGCTCATCGATTTGATCCGATTGAGGCTGCAAGGCAAATCGCGTCGAACAGCAAAGAACCCTAATCCGTTTTGA
- a CDS encoding phosphodiester glycosidase family protein — protein MWTRTIFVAAAVSLGVAAFARQAQVVEYQKLKSGAAWYHEVSVDLRSERVQPGVVYSGKLESPVDLTREEQPLVAITGTFFNTWSAYPVGDVVVDGIQEAQGWRGSIIGVDWYGEVEIVDTPFMQPIDLSNYRFALRGAVRLIRNGVVAPDPKGQKFRDPAIWGRATRCGVGTTADGRLVFYSTSQKVTLSELGKAMHASGCTNAVSMDGGSSTCLMVRGEIKIRPARKLSNMFVVYDRSPFLLPGDNR, from the coding sequence ATGTGGACTAGAACAATATTCGTGGCGGCAGCAGTGTCGCTGGGAGTGGCGGCATTTGCCCGTCAAGCCCAAGTCGTGGAGTACCAGAAACTCAAATCTGGTGCTGCTTGGTATCACGAGGTCTCCGTCGATCTTCGGTCGGAGCGCGTCCAACCTGGCGTTGTCTATAGCGGAAAGCTCGAATCACCCGTAGATCTCACCCGCGAAGAGCAACCGCTCGTCGCAATCACCGGAACATTCTTCAATACCTGGAGCGCGTATCCCGTCGGTGACGTCGTTGTCGACGGAATTCAAGAAGCACAAGGCTGGCGTGGCTCAATTATTGGCGTCGATTGGTATGGCGAAGTAGAAATCGTCGATACGCCGTTCATGCAGCCGATTGATTTGTCCAACTATCGTTTCGCACTTCGCGGAGCGGTTCGGTTGATTCGAAATGGTGTCGTTGCGCCAGACCCAAAGGGGCAGAAATTCCGCGATCCTGCGATCTGGGGCCGAGCAACTCGGTGCGGCGTCGGCACAACTGCCGACGGAAGATTGGTTTTTTACAGCACTTCGCAAAAAGTGACTCTCTCCGAGCTTGGAAAGGCGATGCACGCCAGCGGATGCACGAATGCAGTCTCGATGGATGGCGGTTCTTCCACCTGTTTGATGGTCCGCGGCGAGATCAAGATTCGCCCCGCGCGCAAACTTTCGAACATGTTTGTGGTCTATGACCGGTCGCCGTTCTTATTGCCCGGCGACAATCGCTAG
- a CDS encoding heme o synthase — MALANLIATLLVILWGAVVRATGSGAGCGDHWPRCNGEIIPSFKQVSTMIEFTHRAMTGIWLAMIVGTVVLVYRSTPKKSLLRKSATVMSAFAVIECLIGAALVLFKLVGHDTSSNRAAVMAIHHLNTAILLGVVTLMCYWAYGGAKIRLQNQGAAAGGLAIGMVALLATIVSGAITALGDTLFKAQSSAHALERALTPTAHFLEKLRVAHPIISISASLFILLFVGQLLVTRKSAHLTKFGRWTMALIGIQVIHGALNVAMKAPVYMQIIHLAIADVLLIAYVLTSAVALSANSAETVSEAQEEPVERLKGRDAVRAYIALTKPRVISLLLFTTLLAMFIAAKGWPGGGLLFWVAIGGYFAAGAANAINMVIDSDIDVRMKRTSTRPTVTRQIPASHAMIFALTLATLSCVMLTLAANALTAVLAMAGLLFYVFIYTLLLKRRTWQNIVIGGAAGSFPPLVGWAAVTGELSPLAWFLFALIFFWTPVHFWALALLIKDDYAEAGIPMLPVVHGERATVVQITVYAILTALLCFVPVMLGTAGLVYVATALLLNAILVLRSWQLMNQPDRPKAVRLFKYSMVYLALFFVMMAIDQANRGILLG; from the coding sequence ATGGCTCTGGCGAACTTGATCGCGACTCTTTTGGTGATTCTTTGGGGCGCAGTCGTTCGAGCCACCGGTTCCGGCGCGGGTTGTGGCGATCACTGGCCACGCTGTAACGGCGAAATCATTCCGAGTTTCAAGCAAGTCAGCACGATGATCGAATTCACTCATCGCGCGATGACTGGAATCTGGCTTGCGATGATTGTCGGCACAGTCGTTCTGGTCTACAGGTCTACTCCTAAGAAGAGTCTCTTGAGAAAGTCGGCGACGGTGATGTCTGCTTTCGCGGTTATCGAATGTCTGATTGGCGCCGCGCTCGTTCTCTTCAAACTAGTCGGCCACGATACGTCAAGCAATCGGGCCGCTGTGATGGCAATCCATCATTTGAACACGGCAATCTTGCTCGGTGTAGTCACCTTGATGTGCTACTGGGCATACGGCGGGGCAAAGATTCGGCTTCAGAACCAAGGTGCCGCTGCTGGCGGGTTAGCGATCGGAATGGTCGCCCTTCTGGCTACTATTGTTAGCGGAGCGATTACTGCACTCGGCGATACGCTATTCAAAGCTCAAAGTTCTGCGCATGCGTTGGAGCGAGCGCTGACTCCAACCGCACACTTCCTCGAAAAGCTTCGCGTTGCCCATCCGATTATCAGCATCTCCGCATCGCTTTTCATTCTTCTGTTTGTCGGGCAACTGCTCGTGACACGCAAATCGGCCCATCTCACCAAATTTGGGCGATGGACGATGGCGCTGATCGGAATTCAGGTGATTCACGGCGCGCTAAACGTCGCGATGAAGGCGCCGGTGTACATGCAAATCATCCACTTGGCCATCGCCGACGTGTTGCTGATTGCTTACGTTTTGACTTCGGCTGTTGCGCTCAGTGCTAATTCCGCGGAAACGGTTTCGGAAGCGCAAGAAGAGCCCGTCGAACGCCTCAAAGGGCGAGATGCCGTTCGTGCTTACATCGCGTTGACCAAGCCAAGGGTGATCAGTCTCTTGCTGTTCACGACTCTGCTGGCGATGTTCATCGCCGCTAAAGGTTGGCCCGGAGGCGGATTGCTGTTCTGGGTTGCGATTGGTGGATATTTTGCGGCTGGTGCGGCAAATGCGATCAACATGGTGATCGACAGCGATATTGACGTTCGCATGAAGCGAACGAGCACTCGTCCGACCGTCACACGGCAAATTCCCGCTTCTCATGCGATGATTTTCGCGCTCACTCTGGCGACGCTCAGCTGCGTGATGCTGACGCTCGCCGCGAACGCGCTGACAGCCGTTCTTGCTATGGCAGGACTGCTGTTCTACGTCTTCATCTACACCTTGTTGCTCAAGCGCCGAACATGGCAGAACATCGTCATCGGCGGAGCTGCAGGCAGTTTCCCTCCACTCGTGGGTTGGGCGGCGGTTACTGGTGAACTAAGCCCGTTGGCTTGGTTCCTGTTTGCGCTCATCTTCTTCTGGACCCCGGTCCACTTCTGGGCACTTGCGCTGTTGATCAAGGACGATTACGCCGAGGCCGGCATCCCGATGCTCCCGGTCGTCCACGGCGAGCGTGCCACGGTTGTGCAGATCACGGTCTACGCCATCCTGACCGCGTTGCTGTGCTTTGTGCCTGTGATGCTAGGAACGGCTGGACTCGTGTATGTCGCAACGGCGCTTCTGCTCAACGCAATATTGGTACTTCGAAGCTGGCAACTGATGAATCAGCCAGATCGTCCCAAGGCTGTACGGCTGTTCAAGTACTCGATGGTCTATCTCGCGCTTTTCTTCGTCATGATGGCGATCGACCAGGCAAATAGAGGAATTTTGTTGGGATAG
- a CDS encoding cytochrome c3 family protein, with the protein MAQLFKPSTNSLAKYSLLGFGALPVLAILIGMTVSRGTSNTRVNNALEQPVPFSHRHHATELGIDCRYCHTSVEKAASAGMPSTETCMSCHEHIWTNSPLLEPVRDSFANNKPINWVKLNKVPEFVFFNHSVHVNKGVSCNQCHGKIQDMQMAYKSRSLFMAWCLECHKAPEKYLYTDAKNPNLSPREQVFNLYTKYQADPTMQSLAPNEADLLRGEEQRANSIEEGTKLLKERGVQKAQMADCSVCHH; encoded by the coding sequence ATGGCTCAGCTCTTTAAACCAAGCACGAACTCGCTCGCAAAGTACAGCCTCTTAGGCTTCGGTGCTTTGCCGGTTCTAGCCATTCTCATCGGGATGACCGTGAGTCGCGGGACGTCGAATACCCGTGTTAACAACGCTTTGGAGCAACCAGTTCCATTTAGCCACCGTCACCACGCCACCGAGCTTGGAATTGACTGCCGCTACTGCCATACCAGCGTTGAAAAGGCGGCGTCTGCCGGAATGCCGAGCACCGAAACGTGCATGAGCTGCCATGAACATATTTGGACGAACAGCCCGCTCCTTGAGCCAGTGCGGGATAGCTTCGCCAACAACAAGCCGATCAATTGGGTGAAGCTGAACAAGGTCCCTGAATTCGTGTTCTTTAACCACTCGGTCCACGTGAACAAGGGAGTTAGCTGCAATCAGTGCCACGGCAAGATTCAGGACATGCAGATGGCGTACAAGTCGCGCAGCCTGTTTATGGCCTGGTGTCTCGAGTGCCACAAGGCGCCCGAGAAGTACCTCTACACGGATGCCAAGAACCCGAACCTCTCGCCGCGAGAGCAAGTTTTTAACCTCTACACCAAGTACCAAGCTGACCCGACAATGCAAAGTCTTGCGCCAAACGAGGCCGACCTGTTGCGTGGGGAAGAGCAGCGTGCCAACTCCATCGAAGAGGGCACCAAATTGTTGAAGGAGCGAGGAGTTCAGAAGGCGCAAATGGCCGACTGCTCGGTGTGCCACCACTAA
- a CDS encoding TAT-variant-translocated molybdopterin oxidoreductase has product MNEQHEPKVGIAAIREKLAGKKGPEYWRSLEQVAETEEFNQWLEDEFPNRSSLMSLDRRSLLKFMGASMALAGLTGCRSAFLPNARMVPYVNRPEEMVETDRLSFATTYTLSGISSGVVVESHAGRPTKIEGNPLHHASGGASSVLIQGSLLNLYDPDRSQAPRKEGLQAGWGEFFTEAREMLAPGGKCAGGKGVLVLTESVGSPFYQAAIDKFLAKYPQANWVSWEPINRDLVYKGTEIAFGKRLEPVYSVSGAKIVITVDADILGSGTDSMRFAKEWASTRNVDADQNNMSRTYALECTPTVTGAVADHRMAVGTTEIEKFVRAIAGVVGVPVPPAEPSGELAAVWMQAISLDIQENPGKCVIIPGEFVSAEVQAMCHAINSKIGAVGKFVKLYSPAIAKAGDQGQGLSSAVGALNSGAVEMLLILGGNPAYSAPADLKFGDALKKAGFTAHLSSHFDETSGITTWHLPQSHSLEAWGDGKSTDGSLALQQPLIDPLFDSRSESSMLRALAGDAKDDYDALVAFYKGKGLSGAAFREALNTGVIPNSAQTPVVMSANISGKIAEISPSNGIELVLRPDYALYDGRNANNGWMMELPRPLTTLTWDNVVMISPKMAESLGVKQSGDEVEVSTKSGKVKGAAWIMPGQAEKTVTIHFGYGRSIPAALICDGAGFSAYPLSSSKSPYYADGVTLARTGGSIALAATQTHFALEGRDIIRESFLNDYLNGHEEHVAHHKDISMYPDNDEIAPWSGPKWGMTIDLNVCTSCHACVTACQSENNIPVVGKDQVIKGREMHWIRIDRYYGPKEASYLAGKGPDLDNPSTHFMPVACFHCEKAPCEPVCPVAATVHSHEGLNQMVYNRCVGTRYCSNNCPYKVRRFNFLNYNDRKFSDFNPLDGDRSSRDLRVKLMVHNPDVTVRGRGVMEKCTYCVQRINEARQHAKVEFSKGMREKPEANDGEIVTACQQACPTGAIVFGNIADPSSVVSRKKALKRNYSLLEELNTRNRTTYLKKIRNPHRLLDDVGGMNRPSLGVMN; this is encoded by the coding sequence ATGAACGAACAACACGAACCTAAAGTTGGCATTGCCGCTATTCGCGAAAAGCTCGCGGGCAAGAAGGGGCCTGAGTATTGGCGCAGTCTTGAGCAAGTTGCTGAAACCGAAGAATTTAACCAGTGGCTAGAAGATGAGTTTCCAAACCGGTCCAGCTTGATGTCGCTGGATCGTCGAAGCTTGCTCAAGTTCATGGGTGCTTCGATGGCGTTGGCTGGCTTGACGGGCTGCCGCTCGGCATTCTTGCCGAATGCGCGGATGGTGCCGTACGTGAATCGGCCAGAAGAAATGGTCGAAACGGATCGGCTGAGTTTCGCAACGACTTACACACTTTCAGGTATCTCCAGCGGCGTTGTCGTCGAGAGCCACGCTGGGCGACCGACAAAGATCGAAGGGAACCCGTTGCACCATGCCAGTGGCGGTGCTTCGAGCGTCCTGATCCAGGGATCTCTGCTGAATCTTTACGATCCTGATCGAAGCCAGGCTCCTCGCAAGGAAGGTCTGCAAGCAGGTTGGGGCGAGTTCTTTACCGAAGCGCGAGAAATGCTGGCCCCAGGTGGCAAGTGCGCTGGTGGTAAAGGTGTCCTCGTTCTCACCGAATCGGTAGGTTCGCCGTTCTATCAAGCGGCTATCGATAAGTTTTTGGCCAAGTATCCCCAGGCAAATTGGGTGAGCTGGGAGCCGATCAACCGCGACTTAGTTTACAAGGGTACGGAGATTGCGTTCGGCAAGCGGCTGGAGCCTGTTTATTCGGTTTCCGGGGCAAAGATCGTCATCACGGTTGATGCAGACATTCTTGGATCCGGCACGGATTCGATGCGGTTTGCGAAGGAATGGGCTTCCACTCGAAATGTAGATGCCGATCAGAACAACATGTCGCGAACCTACGCGCTGGAATGCACGCCAACGGTTACCGGAGCGGTTGCAGACCACCGAATGGCGGTCGGCACCACTGAAATCGAGAAGTTTGTTCGCGCTATCGCGGGAGTTGTCGGGGTTCCGGTTCCACCTGCAGAGCCGTCTGGAGAGCTTGCCGCTGTTTGGATGCAAGCTATCTCGCTCGACATTCAAGAAAATCCTGGCAAGTGCGTGATCATCCCAGGCGAGTTTGTTTCTGCGGAAGTCCAGGCCATGTGCCACGCGATCAACTCGAAGATCGGCGCGGTTGGAAAATTCGTCAAGCTGTACTCGCCCGCGATTGCGAAGGCCGGTGATCAAGGACAAGGTCTTTCAAGCGCGGTCGGTGCGCTAAACAGTGGCGCAGTTGAAATGCTCCTTATTTTGGGTGGCAATCCTGCCTACTCCGCGCCAGCCGATCTCAAGTTCGGCGACGCGCTCAAGAAGGCTGGCTTCACTGCTCACCTTTCAAGCCATTTTGATGAAACTTCGGGCATCACCACTTGGCACCTGCCTCAATCGCACTCACTCGAAGCGTGGGGTGACGGCAAGAGTACCGATGGATCGCTAGCGCTCCAGCAGCCTCTGATCGATCCTCTTTTCGATTCGCGATCCGAATCGTCGATGCTCCGCGCGCTCGCCGGTGACGCAAAAGATGATTACGACGCGCTCGTCGCTTTCTATAAGGGCAAGGGTCTCAGCGGAGCAGCATTCCGAGAAGCTCTGAATACCGGCGTTATTCCGAATTCAGCACAGACTCCAGTCGTGATGAGTGCGAATATCTCTGGCAAGATCGCCGAGATAAGCCCATCTAACGGAATCGAGCTCGTTCTTCGTCCAGACTACGCGCTGTACGATGGTCGAAACGCGAACAACGGCTGGATGATGGAATTGCCTCGTCCGCTCACGACACTCACCTGGGACAACGTTGTGATGATCAGCCCGAAAATGGCTGAGAGCCTGGGAGTCAAGCAGAGCGGCGACGAGGTCGAAGTTTCAACCAAGTCCGGAAAGGTAAAGGGCGCGGCATGGATCATGCCTGGTCAGGCCGAAAAGACGGTCACCATCCACTTTGGATATGGTCGCAGCATTCCCGCAGCGCTCATCTGCGATGGCGCTGGATTCAGTGCCTACCCGCTTTCTAGCTCCAAGTCGCCTTACTATGCTGACGGTGTGACTCTTGCTCGAACCGGTGGTTCGATTGCGTTGGCTGCAACCCAGACTCACTTCGCTCTTGAGGGCAGAGACATCATTCGGGAATCTTTCTTGAACGATTATCTCAATGGCCACGAAGAGCATGTCGCGCACCACAAGGACATTTCGATGTATCCCGATAACGACGAGATCGCGCCATGGAGCGGTCCGAAGTGGGGAATGACCATCGACTTGAACGTGTGTACTTCGTGCCACGCCTGCGTCACAGCTTGCCAATCGGAAAACAACATCCCGGTTGTCGGTAAGGACCAGGTCATCAAAGGCCGCGAGATGCACTGGATCCGAATTGATCGGTACTACGGTCCGAAGGAAGCTTCCTACCTGGCTGGAAAAGGTCCAGATCTCGACAATCCTTCAACGCACTTTATGCCCGTCGCCTGCTTCCATTGCGAGAAGGCTCCTTGCGAACCAGTTTGCCCAGTAGCTGCAACGGTCCATAGCCATGAAGGACTTAACCAAATGGTTTACAACCGGTGCGTCGGTACACGATACTGCTCGAACAACTGCCCCTACAAGGTCCGAAGGTTCAACTTCCTCAACTACAACGATCGAAAATTCTCGGACTTCAATCCGCTGGATGGCGATCGAAGTAGCCGCGATCTCCGCGTGAAGCTGATGGTTCACAACCCGGACGTCACCGTCCGCGGTCGTGGCGTGATGGAAAAGTGCACCTACTGTGTCCAGCGCATCAACGAAGCTCGGCAACACGCGAAAGTCGAATTCTCGAAGGGCATGCGCGAGAAGCCAGAGGCGAACGACGGCGAAATCGTCACCGCGTGCCAGCAGGCTTGTCCGACCGGCGCAATCGTGTTCGGCAACATCGCCGATCCAAGCAGTGTGGTGAGCCGAAAGAAGGCACTCAAGCGCAACTACTCGCTGCTTGAGGAACTCAACACGCGCAACCGGACGACATACCTCAAGAAGATTCGAAATCCGCATAGGCTCCTCGACGATGTCGGTGGTATGAACCGACCAAGCCTCGGGGTGATGAACTAA
- the nrfD gene encoding polysulfide reductase NrfD produces MAHLINEKQQEVNELLPGQQSYAKIDDQIGSMILDQKRHPKIWYIMLGFGFLGANLLLVSIAWLVYMGIGVWGNNQPVGWGFDIINFVWWIGIGHAGTLISAVLLLLRQQWRNSINRFAEAMTIFAVMCAGLYPLLHTGRPWVAYWLFPYPNVLAMWPQFRSPLIWDVFAVSTYATVSILFWFIGLIPDFATMRDKTKKASVAKIWGMLALGWRGSAKHWHRYEQAYLILAGLSTPLVLSVHSIVSLDFAVSIVPGWNVTLFPPYFVAGAVFAGFAMVLTFAIPMRKWYGLEDLITEKHLDWMAKIMLTTGLIVFYGYLCEVFFAWYSGVIWEMAIIQNRFTGPYAWAFWSLWFCNGLAPQILWSPKMRANKLVLFTVCQLVSIGMWLERFVIIPVSLHRDYLPSSWGMYYPTIWDFAFFAGTIGFFIFLMFLFMRFLPVINIFEMKDLVFKKSHDHSHDHDHLLSASGAKGDE; encoded by the coding sequence ATGGCACACTTGATCAACGAAAAACAGCAAGAAGTCAACGAGCTCTTGCCGGGTCAGCAAAGCTACGCAAAGATTGATGACCAGATCGGCTCGATGATTCTGGACCAGAAGCGTCACCCGAAAATTTGGTACATCATGCTCGGCTTTGGGTTCCTGGGGGCAAATTTGCTCCTGGTCTCAATCGCTTGGCTGGTCTACATGGGGATCGGTGTCTGGGGTAACAACCAGCCGGTCGGATGGGGCTTTGACATCATTAACTTTGTGTGGTGGATCGGTATCGGCCACGCAGGAACCCTGATTTCGGCTGTTTTGCTTCTCCTTCGCCAACAGTGGCGAAACTCGATTAACCGATTCGCAGAAGCGATGACGATCTTCGCCGTGATGTGTGCCGGTCTCTATCCGCTGCTGCACACCGGTCGACCGTGGGTTGCCTACTGGCTGTTCCCGTATCCGAACGTTCTCGCAATGTGGCCGCAATTCCGCAGCCCGCTGATCTGGGACGTTTTCGCGGTTTCAACCTACGCAACGGTCTCGATTCTGTTCTGGTTCATCGGCTTGATTCCCGACTTTGCCACGATGCGCGACAAAACCAAGAAGGCCAGCGTGGCCAAGATTTGGGGAATGCTTGCACTCGGTTGGCGAGGATCGGCAAAGCACTGGCACCGGTACGAACAGGCTTATCTGATTCTGGCCGGACTTTCGACTCCGCTGGTTCTTTCGGTGCACTCGATCGTGTCCCTCGACTTTGCGGTCTCGATCGTGCCTGGTTGGAACGTCACTCTGTTCCCGCCTTACTTTGTTGCTGGTGCGGTATTCGCCGGTTTCGCGATGGTGCTTACCTTCGCTATCCCGATGCGCAAGTGGTACGGCCTCGAAGACCTCATCACAGAAAAGCACCTTGACTGGATGGCCAAAATCATGTTGACCACCGGTTTGATCGTGTTTTATGGCTACCTCTGCGAAGTCTTCTTCGCCTGGTACAGCGGCGTGATTTGGGAAATGGCGATCATTCAAAACCGATTCACTGGACCCTATGCCTGGGCCTTCTGGTCGCTTTGGTTCTGCAACGGACTTGCGCCGCAGATTCTCTGGTCTCCAAAGATGCGCGCAAACAAGCTAGTGCTGTTTACGGTTTGTCAGTTGGTATCGATCGGTATGTGGTTGGAACGATTCGTCATCATCCCCGTTTCACTGCACCGCGACTACCTTCCATCCAGTTGGGGAATGTACTACCCAACGATTTGGGACTTCGCGTTCTTTGCTGGCACAATCGGATTCTTTATCTTCCTCATGTTCCTGTTCATGCGGTTCCTCCCGGTCATCAATATCTTCGAAATGAAGGACTTGGTGTTCAAGAAGTCGCACGATCATAGCCATGACCACGACCACCTTCTCAGTGCTTCTGGCGCTAAAGGAGACGAATAA
- a CDS encoding DUF3341 domain-containing protein: protein MSKTLEHSEVGHHDHDEPVFYGVVAEYDSGDKLMEAAEKAREGGYTQMDAFSPFPIHGMSEAIGFKCHKVPLSIFGAACVGAVVGLALQYYVSVIDYPLNVGGKPLFSWPSFIPVTYECTILLASLTAVFGMLAFNGFPKPYHPVFNTPNFDRATQDKFFLVLEDGEGFDAAKAESFLKGTGADNVTSVFADEAGAWSV from the coding sequence ATGTCGAAAACACTCGAACACAGCGAAGTTGGACACCACGATCACGATGAACCCGTGTTTTACGGAGTGGTCGCGGAATACGATTCGGGCGATAAGCTGATGGAAGCGGCTGAAAAGGCGCGAGAAGGCGGCTATACCCAGATGGATGCGTTTTCGCCATTCCCAATCCACGGGATGTCAGAAGCGATCGGATTCAAATGCCACAAAGTCCCGCTGTCGATTTTCGGAGCGGCATGCGTGGGCGCAGTCGTTGGACTTGCGCTTCAGTACTACGTGTCGGTGATCGATTATCCGTTGAACGTCGGCGGCAAGCCACTGTTCAGCTGGCCATCGTTCATCCCGGTCACGTACGAATGCACCATTCTGTTGGCATCGCTGACTGCCGTGTTCGGAATGCTCGCATTCAACGGTTTTCCAAAGCCTTATCACCCCGTGTTTAACACCCCGAACTTCGATCGCGCGACGCAAGACAAGTTCTTTTTGGTGCTGGAAGATGGTGAAGGTTTTGACGCTGCAAAGGCGGAGTCATTCCTGAAGGGAACTGGCGCCGATAATGTCACCTCTGTCTTCGCTGACGAAGCAGGAGCGTGGTCTGTATGA
- a CDS encoding cytochrome c, translating into MNWIKTSLLGCLLLALAGCHTDMWYQAKVTSNDEDESGIFKDGAANRPLPKGAVAQGWAKTDDGFSTGYQNGKLVTQFPTMLTLDGEKVNTIQSMEKVLKRGKERFTIVCSHCHGAAGDGKGMITQRGLVLKRVPPTYHTDRLRKMPIGYFYDVITNGYGIMHSQASRVLPDDRWAITAYIRALQLSQDAKPSDLDANDMKALEEAKAPKVEGAAEGSH; encoded by the coding sequence ATGAACTGGATTAAAACAAGCCTACTTGGATGCCTCTTACTCGCCTTGGCGGGGTGCCACACAGACATGTGGTACCAGGCAAAGGTCACTTCAAACGATGAAGATGAATCAGGCATCTTTAAGGATGGCGCCGCCAACCGACCGCTGCCGAAAGGTGCAGTGGCACAAGGCTGGGCCAAAACAGATGACGGTTTTTCGACCGGCTACCAAAATGGCAAGCTAGTCACCCAGTTTCCGACGATGCTGACCCTCGATGGAGAAAAGGTGAACACCATCCAGTCGATGGAAAAGGTCTTGAAGCGTGGGAAGGAGCGATTTACGATCGTTTGTTCGCATTGTCACGGCGCAGCTGGAGACGGCAAAGGCATGATCACTCAGCGAGGACTGGTGCTCAAGCGAGTCCCACCGACTTACCACACCGACCGACTGCGCAAAATGCCGATTGGATATTTCTACGATGTCATCACCAACGGCTACGGAATCATGCACAGTCAAGCGTCACGAGTTTTGCCGGACGACCGATGGGCAATCACCGCATACATTCGCGCATTGCAACTCAGTCAAGATGCAAAACCTAGCGATCTCGACGCAAACGATATGAAGGCACTGG